The sequence below is a genomic window from Canis aureus isolate CA01 chromosome 26, VMU_Caureus_v.1.0, whole genome shotgun sequence.
GTTTTGAAAGGCAGAGAGCAGATGCCACAGGCTCCATGGGCCATGGTGAGGACTCTGCAAGTGACACCTCTCTGGCAGCTGTGTTGAGAGTGAAGCAAATGGTGgcaaatgggcagagggagacctGGTGGTATGTATCTCCTGACACTGGCTGTGCAGCCTCAGGTAAGGCTCTTAACTTTCCCAGGCCTCGCTTTTGCCCACATATATGGGGGTAATGTGGGGGCAGATTTTGTTCACTCTGAGGAGGAACTCCTGACCAACTAGATGGAGCAGGCAGGCTTTGGGGGATAGTGGGCTCTCCGTCATCACAAACATTCACACTGAGGCTGGCTCCACCCTCAGACACCAGAGGAGGGTTGGGCAGAGTGACCTCCCTGGTCACTGACCCTGACTGTCTGTGAGGTCCACCACTGAACTTCTCTTACTGGGTGACCTCAAACTGGTTGtttcccctctctgtgcctcagttcccaaGTGAGGACAGAATTAGCTGCATGATCACTATGGATCCTCCACCAGATCATTCTCCTATTCATCTGTACTCCATCGTCACCCCAACTCCCACTCATGATGGTTGCTGTATTGGCCTCTGGAGGCTCCATGAGAACCTGGTCATAGTCTTGGCAGAAAGGCTTCTGCACGTCCATCCATTTCAGCTCAAGCATCCTAAGTGACCTTTGGGTCGGAAATCTATCTGCTCATCCTGGACAGGGTTATTTTCTTTGGAATCTCTCTGGATGGCCCTGGAACCAGCACTTGCTTCTGTGTGTAGCCTCCCATCCTGTCACCACCATATAAAGGCCACCAACACCTAGCAGAATCCCAGGAGACCGTGCAGAGGAGCAAGGATTTACGAACATCCTCCTCCAAACCTGTGAGTGATgggcttccccctgcccccaatgGCACTCCACATGGAGATCTTCAGAATATTTTGGGAGCAAGAGGCAGAAGGATGGGGCCACTTGGATTCactaatattttgaatatagcATATTAAGAGATATATTATGTTAGGAGAAGTGTCAAACTGATGAACAACGTAGGGTCGTGACATGGTGCCCATTTATTTGCCCATacttttattcagcaaatatttatttattgtacttCCTAGACCCAGGTTTTTACTGGGGGCTGGAGAGTCTACAGTAAAGTAAGTTGTAGTCCTTCTCCTAAGGAGTTCACAGCCTGGTGGGAAAGGTAGATAAGTCATCACTAACTGACACCTAGAACTctgaaaagaagacaaagacagTAGGATGGTGTGGTGGGACACCCTAACCTCAACTTTGGGAAGAGAAGGGGCCCAGAGTGAGCTTCACAGAAGGCATGACATATTCCTGAAGCTGGAGAGTCAGTAGGAAATGACTTAGGCAAAATTGCAGAGACGAGGAAAGATGTTCCAGGTAGAGGAGCCAGCATACGTAAAGGACCTTCGTGTGAAGAGCATAGACTTGGAGATAACTGTGACTTTTCAAATTTTAGCTCTTCTACTCACTGGCTGTGTGCCTCTGGGCAAGTTGCTCTAGCTTTCTGACCTGagttcatctataaaacagaagtTAGCCATATCTATCTTAAAGGAATGTGAACTGTAAGAATGATAGGTGCTTATCAAAGATTTCTTTTGTCTCTGGGTAATTCTCACTTCTGTTCCTCCTATGACTGTCCAGGTGTCAAGACAAGATGCTTCAGCTTTGGAAACTTGTTCTCTTATGCGGCCTGCTCACTGGGACCTCAGCGTCTCTCCTTGGAAATCTTGGCGACGACCTGAATAATGTTGTGGACAAACTGAAACCTGTTGTTGAGAAAGGACTTGAGACCGTTGACAATACACTTGAATGTGAGTCAACAAGAGGGATGATCAGTGGCACCTAGGAGCTTGCCTCCTGAATACTATGCCTGCATTACCAGAGGCTGCCACCAGGGGTTGCTGTTTAAGGGTGGTTTACTGAAAAAAGGGGGCTGTTCAGTtcctgcttcattcattcattatttttctagGAACAAGCAATGCTGAAATGAATATCCTTTTACACATTATATTATGGCAAATTTTCCTAATATGTGcataggataaattcctaaaaagtTCCAAAGGtatgcacattttaaattataggaGATGTTGACAAATCCCCTACACTAACCTTCTCTCCAGAAGTCTTGGAAGAGTGCCTTCTTTTTACTCCCTTGACAGCACTTGTGTGGGCAACTTAAATGTTTTGGTGATTCCATAGATAAAAGATTGTAACTCATTTCACTTTGCATTTCTCCAGTTATGAAagaattcactcatttttttcatattttattaactatttacatattttggcataaatattttgttcatattcATAGAATATTCTTCTGCTAGGTTGTtcaattttcttattgatttgtattaATTCATGGAAAATTAGCCATACCTCAGTCTAGTAGCCTTAGAGCTACCTAGCTTTCTATTTAATCATGTCTCgtttttattctgatttcttaagagaatttggttttcttttcattttcttgaaacaTTAACAGCACACTGACAAACATTCTTTATAGGAGGAAGTAAATGCTATAAATGGCTACCATTCAAACCTTGTCAGGGCTTAGGCAACCTCCAAAGATATAGAAAGGATCCACTCTCTAATTTCACTGCTGGGAAAACTGAGTTCAGAAACAGAAGTGTCTGGATCAAGGTCACCTAGTGAATTATAGGACCAAATATACTTTTATTGAAATTGGTAGTCTCCACTTGCACCATCATAACTAGGTAGATACTGTCCATTGCAGAGCCAAGTTGCAGAACTATAATTACATGGCTTCTCTTGTatacctttttgtttttccttggatTAATAATTGTCTTGTTTCTCACTTGATTTATTTCCTATTGCATAGccttaattctttttatatgcaCCATTCTACATCTGCTATGACTATCTAATCCCTCTTTTCTCTGGAGCCCTCCCATTAGAACACTTTGTTTTCCTGTTCCTGTATGAATTATTGCTATCTGAGCCTACTGCAAAGCTGTCATTCTGGGACTCCCATTTGTCACTTTTGAGTTGGAGCCATACTTTTTCCTtctagattttccatttcttagtttattctctcattttgttTGACCTAGTTTTTTAAACTCGTGTGAACATCTCATTTAGAGCAATAGACCTCTTCTCAAGTCACCACTAGAAGCTGCTGTACAATCAACATCAATTGCCTGGTTAGTTGAGTGATAACTTTGTTTACGAGTGATGAGTATATATTAGTATGAAGGCAGCATGGAAGGAACAAGGGCTCTCCAGACTCATGACTTCAGgcacatttccctttttttaagattttatttattcatgagagacatagagagaaaggcagagacctaggcagaaggagaagcaggctctatgcaggtagcctgatgtgggactcgatcctgggactgggatcatgccctgagcagacactcaaccactgagccacccaggcgtcccctttagGCACATTTCTTAACCTTTTGATCCTTTATCTCctcatttaaaaatgcagataataacAATATCTATCTCATTTGGGTAGTTAtgaagagtaaatgaaataaCAGGCAAATAGTCTTACCTAGTGCCTGGTGCATAGTCACTGCTCCGTAAGTGATGCATGACACTAAATGACCATCGTTTTTGTTAGCTGTTCTTCAAAAACTGAAGGCTGACTGGAAGATAATTCAGAAATCCAAGGCTTGGCATCTGGCTGAGGAAAAGGTGCAGGAAGTGAAGAACTTGGTGAATGATGCTCTTTCTAAGATTGTTCCAGCTAAGGATGACACTTTGGGGTAAGTTGATGTTTCAGGGTGGAGATCTTTGCTCCAAGAAAAGGGAACACCCATCTTTGGGGAGGTGAGTTTAAGGTCAAAGACAGAAAGGTAGCTAAACCTTGTTCCTCCCCACAGAATCAAGGTGGTCTGAGGCCAAGTTCATCAGAGCTTGAGCAAATTAGAAGCAGGACTGCAGGGCCAATCTGGGCATCTCATGGATTTAGGCTTCCATGTTGCATAATTTTAGGATCAGGGCAAGGATCCTCTTAATCCTTAACTCCACCTGTTTGCTGGTGCCTGAGGTCCCTTTTCCAAGGAGCATGACTTTCTTCACCAAATATAGCTGAGGATAAAAGTCAGAATCTCCTCAGGAGAGAGAAAACTGGAGTTCATACCACATAGCTGGCTCTACACATGGGGTTTTGGAGTCAAACAGTTCTGGGTTCAAATTCAACTCTGACACTTATTCCTCCCTGGAACCTTTGTGGGAAATTACATCTGCCTGAGCCTCAGTATGCCATGTCATAACATGGAGAGGACCAAACCTCTGAACAGGGCTATTGTGAAGGCCAGAGAAGGTAAGGTTGGTGAGGCCCAAATGTTCAGCATGATGCTGGTGTAGAGAGGTGTTCAGCACATGGCTGTCATGTGGAATAACAAAGGGAAATTGTGGTTTTTGCACAGATTGAACATCATTAACTCCCGCATCCTGAAAATCAAAGCTGAACTGACTCTTGATGGTGAAGGCCTTAACATAAGGATCCCCGTTGTTGCCAATGTCACCCTGGCCCTGTGAGTATGCATTAGGGTCTGGGATTTGGGAGAGGAAGTGCACCATGGCCAATGGATCTCCAAACTGGAATCAGGCACTTCTCCATGCTACTGTGTGGCGTTGGGCCTCAGTCTCCTAATTTGTAAATGAAGTGGACTTTCCAGCTCTAAAATCTGAAGTAAATGTTCTAATGAACTTTGGCCAGAACAAAGTCTCTTTTAAAACAATCCCccattaaatatttctgaaatcatAACATTTATctaattataaaatttgaaaaactgaGAAGGCATGAGCATTTATAACTCTTTGGCAAAATTTCCACCAGCATTATTTTGTCTCTTGAGATTCTCTTGAAAAAAGCAGTGACCATTATGGCTAAACACACATAGTAGTGTGCAGTATATAGTGAAGGACATGTGGgaaattatgattttaaattattttaattattttaaaagagagagataggaaaAATGAGCATATGTGGAAGAAGACAAATTGAAGACACGGAGATTCCATCATTCATTAGCCATGAGATCTCAGGatggttacttaacctctctgtatcagtttccccattttgaaaataaagataataatagtaattttacCTCATGGTATCACTGTAATGATGAAATGAATTaatccaggaaaaaaatatgtttttttaaagatttatttatttttagagagcaaagagagaggagggggaggatcagaggaagagggagagagaatcttaagcagagtcctcactgagcaaggagcctgacgtagagctcaatctcaggaccctgaaatcatgacctgagccaaaatcaagtcaaacTCTTAACTCACTGGGCCCCCCCAGGCACGCCCAAAAACTGCTTTTTAGAAATGCCTAACataggagcacttgggtggctcagtgcttgaacatctgcctttggctcaggtcatgatcctagagtcctgggattgagtccggcatcaggttccccacagggagcctgcttctccctctgcctatgtctctgcctctctctgtgtgtcgtctctcatgaataaatatttttttaaaatgcctagCATATAATTtgccctcaataaatgttaactattattattattttcattattagagTGGTGCTATATAAAACTGTCATATGAACCAAATCTGTGGCCAGGTGAAGAAGCCCTTAATGTAAATGTTAATCGCATTAGGAATATAGACAGTGCTGACATTATCCATAGACATCTTGGAGAGTAAATATTCATACTGGTGGAAGAACCCCAGTGGGCCTTCTAGACCTCTGTTCACTGGGAATCTTATTTCCTCCAGGCCTCTCATTGGCCGGGTGGTCAACCTGAAGGTCTCTTTGGACCTCGTGACTAGCGTCAGACTTGCAACTGATGCCCAGACTGGTGCCGTCACAGTGATCGTGGGAAAATGCAGCAGTGATGAGGACAGCATCTCACTCACCGTGCTGGACAGGTAAGGCCCATCCATCTCAGCAGAGCTGGGCTCTCAGAGGAGTTGAGGACCCCTAGCTTCAGCCTTATTCCTATACCCACGAAGTGGCACCCTGTGGCGAGAAAGAGTttaggctctggagtcagacagaccctGGTTCAAATACCAACTCGATGCTGACTTACCACTTTGTGACCAAGTTAGcccctctgagtctcagtttactcatctgtaaactgaAAGTGACAATAATGCCTCCTCATTGGTTGTTGACCATATGAGAAAATATGAGTGCTTAGCACACAGCCTGGCACACATTAAGCCCTCAGTGATGATAATATCCATGCTGGCTGTCTTCTTGTTCTTTCCATTCCTGAGACAGGAGTGTTGGCCTCTGATCACTTTGCAGTTCTGTCAGAATTCTGATTCCTGCTGTTAGAagctctgttgttaggtgcatgcACATTTAGGATTCTTACTTCTTCTTGAAAAagtgacccctttatcattatacctttcaataataataataataataataataataataaattgtattttccttCCTACCTCCAtgtgggagagggaagagaagtaaATGCTCACCGTGGGCTCTAATTTCTGGGATTGTCCCCAGAGAGTCCTCCATTCACTGGAAAGTTCCTGAAATGAGATCTTGAAAACCGAATCCTCTCCATTTAAATCACTGATCCCTGTTAATCCACAAAATCTACTTCTTAACCTGTATGCTTGAAAGAGCAGATTTGGTGGAGGAAGAGGGTCGAGGGAGGAAGGGCTTGGTGGCTGTTGGAGGAGAATTATCTGGAAATTGAGGGCTGGGGCAGGTTAGCGTTGAGGCAAACAAGGCTGGGGTCTGTGCTCTCAGCCCTGAGGGCCTTGAGCAGAGGTCATTCCACCCGACCCCTTCAAGGGATTTGATCACAGTTTGCAAGGATCCCCCCAAACCGAAGAAAAACTCCACTATCTGATGTTATTTGGGAAGGCTGGGGTGCAAACTGATAGTGCTGAGCCCTGCTGGATCCTGCCTTGTCTGCAGTCCCAGGGAATTCCTCCTGCTGCTCTGGGTCTCAAtgtccacatctgtgaaatggcacCCCTCTCTGCTGCTCCACGTCCGCTCACGCCAAGCACTCCCCATGACTGTCTTAGCTCAGTCGGATCTGGCTCCGGActtgctcactctgctccagACACACTGGCCTTTGCTCCAGGTCTCCAACAAGCTCTTTCTCACCTCTAGACCTGTGCCCACGTTGATCTGACCTTCTAGAAAAACCTTTTCCCCTCCACCTGCACTTATTTCTCAACTTTCAGGTTCTCCCTCAAAATAATCTACTCTTGCCCTTCAGAGTACTTGTTACAAGctgtcattctatttttttcaaagattttatttatttatttgagagaaagagaatgaggggcggggaggggcagagggagaaggagaagcagacttcctgctgagcagggagcccaatgcgggactgatcccaggaccctggaatcgtgacctgagccgaaggcagatgtttaaccaactgagccacccaggtgcccattattCTATATTTAATTCTATGTTTACTTCAGTCTTTCAGCCAAAAATGCTTGAGCATCTGTTATGTACCAGATAGGCTCTGAGCTCTGGAGAATTTATTGGTGACAACAGACAAGGAGTTTTCCTTGTTTTCCTGGAGTTTATTGTCCTGAGGAAAAGGTAAACAGACAAGCGTCCAGTCCATCAGTAAAGAGCCCTCAAGGAAAATGTCAGGTTACAATGAGCCTTCAGCAGAGCAGTGCACGTAACAGGACCGAATGATAGAAAGCCCTCCCTTAGGCAAGCAGACAAGGAGGGCTGCCCTGAGGAGGTGCCAGTCATGCTGGGAGCTGAAGCGAAGGAGCCAGCCATAGCAAGACTTGTTTCATGTTTAGGCACCAGGTTAGGAGCTGCTTGGGCTTTGCTCATCCCCATGTCCTCAGCATAGCTCGATGCCTGGCATGCAGGCAGTGATCTGTGGATGTGTCAAATGAAAGAGTGGGGTCTTAAGGTTGAAGTGAGCCTCTGGACAGAAGTGTGGTGCCCCTGAATAGAGGCTCTGCCTGTGGTTAGAAAGTCACTGCACTACTCCTGGGTTTACCTCATTTCAAGGTGGTCCACCATCTCctaccctctccccaccccactgtgTGGCAGCTCTGCCCCCTTAACTGGGCTTTATCAGTTGCCTGTCTTTTCCAGCCACAATGGTCTGATCGAGAAGGCCGCGAACACCGTGAGCAGCTTCCTGACAAAGACCCTGTCCCGCCTGATAGAGAAGGATGTGAGTCCCCCTCTCCTTGGGGCCCAGAGACAtgcctgggggtgagggggaggaaagggaggcaGGTATGCCATTCACAGGTATGCCCTAACTGTACTCTCTGGCACCTTTTCTTCTGGGGTGCAAACTTCTCATTGGGCTGTCAGCTAGAACCTGTGCCCCTTTACTCAGCctgtggagaaggagagaggagcgggggggtgggaggggacggctgacatgagctgaaatcactGGGTCCCAAGCTTGGTCCATTCACCATATCTACCTGCCCGTAATATGCCTTTTTAGCTAATGCGTTCCTCCTTTAAACAACATGATTTTacttaaacttatttaaaaacattaattttaaaaagaaaactgtatcttaccataattagaaattaatatcacttatgtaattaattttaaaaatatagagacctataaaatcagtattttcatCTGTGCATCATACAAAACCATATGTACTATGTGTCCAAAGTTCCAGAGATTCTGAATCAGTCATTCTGGAAGGGGGCTGAGAATCTGGGTTTATGAAAGAAAAACCCTCTAGGTGGTTCTGTCATTCATTGAACTGGAGGAGTCTCACTACTCAAAATATGGTCCTCTGACCAGTAGCAAGGGTGCCTCACCcgggagctggttagaaatgcagccACTCTGTGCTGCGCCCTCCTACCCacccccagacctgctgaatcagaatttgcattttaatgagaTCCTCAGGGAATTGTACACACACATTGTGAGAAACTCTGCTCTATGGTTCCCAGGGCCCCCTTTGATTCCTTAAAATTCCAGGGTTCCAAAGTTCAAGGTTTCTAAGAGTGTAGGCTTCTGAGATGTTAACACTCTAGATTCTCAAGGTTCTAGGATTCCAATGTTCTAAGGATTTAGAATTCTGGCCTCCTATGGTTCTCTAGTTTTGGGCTTCTAGATTTCTATTGTTCTGAGATCTTGGTAGGTGGCTGGCAGTTTGATCCCAGCTGATAATgatctgtcctccttcctgctctggccctcctctccttccctccctcactcattctctctctctctctccctccccccaggtgTGCCCACTGATCCATACCTTACTCTCCAACCTGGATGGGCATATTATTCAGGACATCATTGGTAAATCACAGCCTGGGGACCGGGGGTGGAAAGGGGCTTTCCCTCTGCAGCCTCCCAAGACCAAGCATGAGCCCTGTGCCCAGCCACAGCAGGGGTGGTCAGGGGGctctggagaagcaggaagaccCAGCATCTGAGCAAGCTGGGAGAGTGTGGCCAAACTGAGGGAGTTCCGGGCCTCTGTGAGCTCTCTACCATCACCGCTCTTTAAACCCGCAGAATCTGCCTGGCAGAATGATGTGAGAAAGATGAgccagatctgggttcaaatcctggctttgctaTTTAGCAACTGGGGGGTTTTGTTCAAGTGGCTgcgcctctctgagcctgtttccttctGGGTGAACCAAGATTTTAAACACTGGAAGGTGATGAGTGGATTAAAAGAAGGAACATAGAGTCTAATATCCAGTAGGCATTACTAGTAAAcacctgcccttccctctccctctttacGAAAAGCTATGGTTCCTCCTCCAGCCATGGTGGGGACTTTCTTTGGCCTTTGGTCTCTAGGCAAGGCTGAGGTTGCTAGGGATGCTGGAGCAATGGAAGTGGAGTAAATGAAGGTGTCAGGGTCCTGGAGGCGGCCCTTCTATGGAAAGAGCCACAGGTCGGTTTCTTGGGCCATCACTCTACTCCAGCTTTGCATACACCTTCCCATTGGATCCTTGTGACAACCCTGTGGCCTGGGAATTGTCGTtatatacattttacagatgaacaaactgaggctcagagaggtgggcTGACATACCCGAGGTCCCATGCCTGTTAGACTGACCCACTGGAGAGTGGCAGCCATTGGGATCTGGTTTCTACTGGAGACCGAGACCTGCTATTCATTTTGTTCCTTCAGATAAATTTCAGAAGGAAGACCACGTGCCTAATGCTGCCTGAAGAGAGAGATGAGGAGGACTGCTGGTGAGGCCCACCTGAAGGTAAGGGGTGGCTCTGTACTCCATAAGAGGTTGAGGCCCCTCCATGCTTGGCTTGTCTTTCCTTTTCAGCAGCAGGCTGAGCCCCCTCATCTTGGTCATAGACTGAACTGTGACTCTGGTCTGATCCTGGTCATACTCTGTACCTTAAGCCTTATTCACTCACTCAGACTGTGAGCCTGGATCCTGCTTACAAACTGAGCTTTGACCTCAGTTATTTACTGAGCAAGAACATCGGTCGCAGACCGAGCCATGACCTTGATCTCAGACCATGATCCTGACCCCGACCCATGATACTGAGCCCTGAACCCTGGCTCCTGTCTTGGCCTCTGATCAGTCTTTTCACATCTGCCACTGTTCATAATGGATCGTTAAGGAGAATATGGGGAGGAGGATAGGTCAGTGCCAGGTGCCAGAGACACACCCCAAACCACAGTGCCAGCCCCTTCTCCAAAGCCTTAGACTCTGCAGGATATTGTAGAAAAGAGTTCAGGCAGCAGTGTCTGGTGGCTGGCAGGTATCCACAACAATCCCTTGTGGTCTCATTCCAGATCGGTTCCAGTGGCTCAATGGTGTCCCTTATAGCATTTCCATCCGGGCAGATGCAGCCACCTTCCAACCAGAGTGACAGCCTGAGTGCAGCCAGAAGCCCTCCCAGATACTCCTCACAGTAGGAACGGCTCACCACCCTCCATCCCCTGCAATAAAAAACCATTTCTGCACCCTCCTGTGTGGCACATTTTATTCCCTCCATTGGGATGAGGGGTCAGGCAATTAGGGCGGTAGAGACCAGGGTGGGAACTGGAAGGGACATCTGGAACTATCCAGCTTGTTTTACAAATGGGGACACCGATgcacagagaaagcaagagaccACCCAGGGTCACATCTccttggtttatccattcatgtgcCCAGCAGGCATTTAGTGAGTGTCTACTCTGGGCCGGGCAGGCAGTGGGAACGGGACAGTCACATTTTGGGTAACCCCACCCAgtgctcttctcccttcccttctactcTGAGAGGCCTTGTGGAGAATGGGGAACACCTGGTCTGTGGGCTCAGGAGTATAGTGCAGAGAGACATAGTGTCAAGGCCCTAGGCTGCATCCCAGCCCGTCCCTCTGAAGGGCTAGGGTTCCAATGAAACAGAGATCCATTTAAGCAGCACCTGTGAGCAGACTCTTAGTCTCTAGACGCAGAGCTCACTCCAACTCCTATCACCAGCCCTGAGAGCCTGTACGCCCACCTGCCGAGCTGCATTGAAGGCCCTGTCTGCCTGGTGAAGCCAAGTGCCTTGAGGGTGCTCAACTATCCCACGGAGACCACCTCCTCTCTCTGGCCAATGCCCCTCCATCCACACCCTAGAACTCAGCTCACCCTAGGTTGTGCCAGGCCATGGTCAAGACAGCACCACTCTGCTTCTGTTAATACCACCACCATCATGGAGAGCTGCCTTTGCAGGCACACATGACCTCACCAATTCCTATGCTTGTCCCTATTtaccagatgaggaaactaaggctcataGAGGCAAAGTGACTtatcaaggtcacacagtgagcaagtggcaaagtcaggatttgaacacaTAACTATGAGAGCCTTTGCTCAGAGAGGTGACATCCCGTCGCCCACATATTTTGCCTCTCCGGCCCCCAGCAGGCACTGCTTTTCCTCTGCTGAGAACAGATGAGAACCTCTCCAGGCTGTTCTTCCTCCCTTTAGGCAGGGCCCAGTCTCCTCTTTGTCCTACAGGGAGGAGGTTGCCACCCCTTCTATAAAGGCCTTCCCTCTGAAGAAGGCTGCCTCACCTCAGGGGACCCTTGA
It includes:
- the BPIFA2 gene encoding BPI fold-containing family A member 2 isoform X1, which encodes MLQLWKLVLLCGLLTGTSASLLGNLGDDLNNVVDKLKPVVEKGLETVDNTLESVLQKLKADWKIIQKSKAWHLAEEKVQEVKNLVNDALSKIVPAKDDTLGLNIINSRILKIKAELTLDGEGLNIRIPVVANVTLALPLIGRVVNLKVSLDLVTSVRLATDAQTGAVTVIVGKCSSDEDSISLTVLDSHNGLIEKAANTVSSFLTKTLSRLIEKDVCPLIHTLLSNLDGHIIQDIIGKAEVARDAGAMEVE
- the BPIFA2 gene encoding BPI fold-containing family A member 2 isoform X2, encoding MLQLWKLVLLCGLLTGTSASLLGNLGDDLNNVVDKLKPVVEKGLETVDNTLESVLQKLKADWKIIQKSKAWHLAEEKVQEVKNLVNDALSKIVPAKDDTLGLNIINSRILKIKAELTLDGEGLNIRIPVVANVTLALPLIGRVVNLKVSLDLVTSVRLATDAQTGAVTVIVGKCSSDEDSISLTVLDSHNGLIEKAANTVSSFLTKTLSRLIEKDVCPLIHTLLSNLDGHIIQDIIDKFQKEDHVPNAA